The Paenibacillus sp. 481 DNA window ATATTTCATAGTCATGAAGAAAAGGCTACTCAGGTGTAATGTTGATTCCTACCAACTCAACGCCCTAACTTATTATCCCGACGTTCCATGCAAAAATACAACATGTTCAAATAATGTCCCAGACAAAAAACCACCGTTATCCGCAAATCGATTGCGGCAACGGTGGTTCTCTATGATATACCTAAATTACAGCATTATTCTCCGCGAAAAGCACGCTTCATACGTTCGAAGAACGATTCCTCGTGCCCACCGTTAGAATGCTCGCCACCAAGCTGACCGAATTGACGCAGTAATTCTTTCTGCTCATCGGACATTTTAGTTGGCGTAACGATAATAACTTTTACATGCTGGTCGCCTTGGCCGTTGCCACGCAAGCGTGGAACACCTTTGCCGCGCAAGCGGAACAACGTTCCCGTCTGCGTGCCAGCAGGAATTTTGAGCTTCACTTTTTCCGTTAGCGTCGGAATTTCGATCTCATCGCCGAGCGCCGCTTGTGCAAACGTGAGCGGCACCTCGCAATAAATGTCATCCCCGTCGCGCTCGAAAAATTCGTGGCGCTTCACGCGAATCACAATGTACAAGTCTCCGCTCGGCCCGCCGCGCAGCCCGCTTTCACCTTCACCGCTCATGCGCAGCTGAGCACCGTCGTCAACCCCGCCTGGAATGCGAACATTGAGTTTACGTTGCTTTTTAACGTTTCCTTGACCGTGGCATGTACCACATTTTTCACGAATGATCTTGCCTTTACCTTGGCAAGTTCCACACGCACGTCGGTTCACCATACGCCCGAACGGCGTATTTTGTACCACTTCTTGCTGCCCTGTGCCATGACACGTCTTACATGCATCTGGCTTCGTACCAGGCTTTGCACCTGAACCGTAGCAAGTATCACATTGTTCTGTGCGCGGAATCGTAATGTCGGTTTCTTTGCCGAACACCGCTTCCTTAAATTCGATCGTCATCGTGTACTGCAAATCGTTGCCGCGCTGCGGAGCGTTCGGATCACGACGACCGCCGCCTCCACCGAAGAACATATCGAAAATATCGCCAAAGCCGCCTCCGCCAAAATCACCGCCACCGAAGCCGCCTTGATTCGGATCAACATGACCGTACTGATCGTATGTCGCCTTTTTCTGGCCGTCGCTCAATACGTCATAAGCTTCCTTAACCTCTTTGAACTTATCTTCCGCGTCCGCCGCTTTGTTGACGTCCGGGTGATACTGGCGTGCGAGCTTACGGTACGCCTTTTTAATTTCGTCCTCGTTTGCCCCTTTGTCCAGACCAAGCACTTCATAAAAATCTCGTTTATTCGCCACTGTTCCACCCCCACCACGTTTCACTTCATCAAAAGGAAAGTCAAAGCCGAGTGTTGCCCCGGCTTTGACCTGTTATTCGGACGCTTATTTCTTGTCTTCGTCTACAACTTCATAGTCTGCGTCTACGACGTTGTCTTTCTTAGGAGCTTCTTGTCCGCCTTGGCCTTCAGCTGCTTGCTGTGCTTGAGCTGCTTGCTCATACAACTTCACGGAAAGCTGTTGTACGATTTCGGACAACGCTTCTGTAGCTGCTTTAATTTCCTCGACATTGTTGCTTTCAAGCGCAGCTTTTACTTTATCCTTCGCTTCGTTCGCTTTGTCGATTTCAGCTTGCTCGACTTTGTCGCCCAAGTCTTTCAACGTTTTTTCTGTCGTATATACCAATTGGTCAGCGTTGTTCTTCACTTCAACCATTTCTTTGCGTTGGTTATCTTCTTCAGCGTGCAATTCCGCTTCTTTCATCATGCGGTCGATTTCAGCGTCAGACAAACCGCTGGAAGAAGTAATCGTAATGTTTTGGCTCTTGCCTGTACCTTTGTCTAGTGCAGACACTTTTACGATACCGTTCGCGTCAAGGTCGAAGGAAACTTCGATTTGCGGAACGCCACGTGGTGCTGGCGGAATGTCGGACAATACGAAACGTCCAAGCGACTTGTTGTCCGCTGCCATGGAACGCTCACCTTGCAAGACGTGAATTTCTACGCTTGTTTGGCTATCTGCATACGTCGAGAACACTTGCGATTTGCTTGTCGGAATCGTTGTGTTACGCTCGATCATTTTTGTAAATACGCCACCAGCTGTTTCGATACCGAGGGACAACGGTGTTACGTCGAGCAAGACAACGTCTTTCACGTCACCAGTCAAGACACCTGCTTGAACAGCTGCACCAAGGGCAACCACTTCATCTGGGTTAACGCCTTTATGCGGATCTTTACCTGTAAGCTTCTTGATTGCGTCTTGTACAGCAGGAATACGTGTCGATCCACCAACAAGTACAACTTTGTCGATGTCTGCTGGTGTCATGCCTGCATCTTGCATAGCTTGACGAGTTGGAGCCAATGTACGCTCAACCAAGTTAGCGGAAAGCTCTTCGAACTTCGCACGAGTCAAGTTTACTTCCAAGTGCTGTGGCACGCCGTCAACAACAGTGATGAACGGCAAGCTGATTGTCGAAGTCATTACACCAGACAATTCTTTTTTCGCTTTTTCAGCAGCGTCTTTCAAACGTTGAACAGCTGCTTTGTCTTTTGTCAAATCGATGCCGTGTTCTTTTTTGAACTCAGCTGCAAGATATTCAATGATAACTTGGTCGAAATCATCGCCACCGAGGCTGTTGTCACCGCTAGTTGCTTTAACTTCGAAGAAACCGTCGCCCAATTCCAAGATGGATACGTCAAACGTACCGCCACCCAAGTCATAAACGAGAATCGTTTGCTCTTCTTCTTTATCTGCACCGTATGCCAATGCTGCCGCTGTAGGCTCGTTGACGATACGCAATACTTCTAGACCTGCGATTTTACCAGCGTCCTTTGTTGCTTGACGTTGGGAATCGTTAAAGTAAGCTGGAACCGTAATAACCGCTTGTGTTACGGTTTGACCCAAGTAAGCTTCCGCATCAGCTTTCAACTTTTGCAAGATCATTGCGGAAATTTCTTGTGCTGTGTAGTCTTTGCCATCGATTGTCGTCTTGTGGTTTGTACCCATGTGACGCTTAATCGAGCTGATCGTACGATCAGGGTTTGTGATCGCTTGACGCTTCGCTGTTTCACCAACGATGCGCTCACCGTCTTTTTTGAAACCAAGAACCGATGGTGTTGTACGTGCGCCTTCTGGGTTAGGGATGACGACAGCTTCGCCACCCTCCATTACTGCTACGCAAGAGTTTGTTGTACCTAAGTCAATACCAATTACTTTACTCATTTTAAAATACCCTCCCTCAACGATATCCAAACTTGTGAGTCTCGCTCACTATGTTTGCTCAAAGTTCTTAATTAATTAACTAATCATATATAAAGCAATCCTCTAGCGGGCCATAAATGATGTTCCGCTATCGGATGAATATATGCGTTCGAGTTAGCTGCTGCTCGCGACTAACCGCTCACTTTTACCATTGCTGGACGAAGTACACGGTCTTTGAGCATGTAGCCTCTTTGCACTTCCTCGACAACGATACCTTCTTCATACTCGTCGGATTCGACTTGCATAATGGCTTGGTGATATTCTGGATTAAATGGTTGGCCAACCGAGTTCATCGGCTGTACACCCTCTTGCTCCAGCACCTGTGAAATTTGACGGAAGATCATATTCACGCCTTTTACAAATGAATCGGACTCCTCGTTAGCCGGATTCGTAGCCAATGCGCGCTCGAAGTTATCGAGTACAGGCACTAATTCCGTGACGAGTTTAAGTGAAGCGTATTTCGCCAATTCTTCCTTCTCTTTCACTGTACGACGGCGGAAATTATCAAAATCCGCTTGCGCACGCAAATAACGCTGATAGTGTTCGTCAGACTCCGCTTTTACGCGCTCTAACTCACTGTTTCCTTCGCTGTTAGCTTCATGCTGGGCTGATTGGCTATCTTCGTTACCTTCTACGTTTCCTTCTTGCTGCTCAAGGTTTGCGTCGACATTCACATCTTCACCTGCAACCTTTTTTTCAGCTTGTTCTTGGTTCAACCCCTTCACCTCCCTTGAGTAATCAACTTCTCTTGTTTGCTAGTTATTGCTTTGATTCCATTGTAATAATGACTGTAAAAAGTAAAACCGTGTAGGCTTGGACGTGCATAATCACCGCACGCCTTCTCATATCTTCAGTAGTAGTA harbors:
- the dnaJ gene encoding molecular chaperone DnaJ yields the protein MANKRDFYEVLGLDKGANEDEIKKAYRKLARQYHPDVNKAADAEDKFKEVKEAYDVLSDGQKKATYDQYGHVDPNQGGFGGGDFGGGGFGDIFDMFFGGGGGRRDPNAPQRGNDLQYTMTIEFKEAVFGKETDITIPRTEQCDTCYGSGAKPGTKPDACKTCHGTGQQEVVQNTPFGRMVNRRACGTCQGKGKIIREKCGTCHGQGNVKKQRKLNVRIPGGVDDGAQLRMSGEGESGLRGGPSGDLYIVIRVKRHEFFERDGDDIYCEVPLTFAQAALGDEIEIPTLTEKVKLKIPAGTQTGTLFRLRGKGVPRLRGNGQGDQHVKVIIVTPTKMSDEQKELLRQFGQLGGEHSNGGHEESFFERMKRAFRGE
- the dnaK gene encoding molecular chaperone DnaK yields the protein MSKVIGIDLGTTNSCVAVMEGGEAVVIPNPEGARTTPSVLGFKKDGERIVGETAKRQAITNPDRTISSIKRHMGTNHKTTIDGKDYTAQEISAMILQKLKADAEAYLGQTVTQAVITVPAYFNDSQRQATKDAGKIAGLEVLRIVNEPTAAALAYGADKEEEQTILVYDLGGGTFDVSILELGDGFFEVKATSGDNSLGGDDFDQVIIEYLAAEFKKEHGIDLTKDKAAVQRLKDAAEKAKKELSGVMTSTISLPFITVVDGVPQHLEVNLTRAKFEELSANLVERTLAPTRQAMQDAGMTPADIDKVVLVGGSTRIPAVQDAIKKLTGKDPHKGVNPDEVVALGAAVQAGVLTGDVKDVVLLDVTPLSLGIETAGGVFTKMIERNTTIPTSKSQVFSTYADSQTSVEIHVLQGERSMAADNKSLGRFVLSDIPPAPRGVPQIEVSFDLDANGIVKVSALDKGTGKSQNITITSSSGLSDAEIDRMMKEAELHAEEDNQRKEMVEVKNNADQLVYTTEKTLKDLGDKVEQAEIDKANEAKDKVKAALESNNVEEIKAATEALSEIVQQLSVKLYEQAAQAQQAAEGQGGQEAPKKDNVVDADYEVVDEDKK
- the grpE gene encoding nucleotide exchange factor GrpE; the protein is MNQEQAEKKVAGEDVNVDANLEQQEGNVEGNEDSQSAQHEANSEGNSELERVKAESDEHYQRYLRAQADFDNFRRRTVKEKEELAKYASLKLVTELVPVLDNFERALATNPANEESDSFVKGVNMIFRQISQVLEQEGVQPMNSVGQPFNPEYHQAIMQVESDEYEEGIVVEEVQRGYMLKDRVLRPAMVKVSG